One Sander vitreus isolate 19-12246 chromosome 23, sanVit1, whole genome shotgun sequence DNA window includes the following coding sequences:
- the e2f7 gene encoding transcription factor E2F7: MEVECLTLKDLTSPRKSFSVEPEEDGGQSEQKENICTERRRSTPLKSAESTIPALLINRKGATPDLAHITPIKHTALAEPWTPTANLKMLISAASPDIRDREMKKVLFRPIENEKDQSASPDTVAEDTEVEDSCQFEAVEEEEDADKKPSRKQRSLGLLCQKFLALYPDYPPLHSPIWISLDEVATSLGVERRRIYDIVNVLESLMIVGRIAKNSYTWYGRRRLEATLEELQRRGRQQGYHLQMELATEAREAAAGRKDDGAEGDASNSGGNRKDKSLRIMSQKFVMLFLVSKTQTVTLDAAAKILIEESQDSSSHSKYKTKVRRLYDIANVLTSLGLIKKVHVREERGRKPAFKWHGPVEFKSSGNAAGGNTVNVSAVTLPEDFRKAKMARHASFNIAPNSVAIQRLVNSAPSSPRRDLMGQFNQPVDFSKKTTSNHAVSLQFGNGTDNRPICRSSTLAPSSSTHPTLLAPSLHPEHPHCLAYLPSLSQPSVVMLYRAPDKPDQIPEGPRSPQLESEEGRKRRREEEVTVLKKKGRSGLEECNQMGAEAAECSQTCNARTSPNRPAGLSTERTLNECLRSNSSSEPAQPSHYLYVPNNAGLNSLNFLLSGGQPPAGLALPSSSVPALALPYVLVPSAALSHYPLVASALQQQGSEAHNNLSFSLPAVMSPAHFMVGAAPYGLAAASEISTSPVPSPSTPEQSRLYRSAGAPHSPSAPHQTVSITTPEPLTPHTPKETTPSASKAFFQTPGTLGSVVSAAPAGRRRGSAQRRLDIGHPPTS; this comes from the exons ATGGAAGTTGAATGTCTAACACTGAAAGACCTCACAAGTCCCAGGAAAAGTTTCTCGGTGGAGCCGGAGGAGGATGGGGGCCAAAGTGAACAAAAG GAAAACATCTGCACAGAAAGGAGAAGATCCACGCCACTAAAGTCTGCAGAGTCCACCATCCCTGCTTTGCTGATAAACAGAAAGGGTGCCACCCCTGACCTGGCCCACATCACCCCCATCAAACACACCGCCCTGGCCGAGCCCTGGACACCCACGGCCAATCTGAAGATGCTGATAAGTGCCGCGAGCCCAGACATCCGGGACAGAGAGATGAAAAAGGTGCTGTTTAGACCCATAGAGAATGAGAAGGACCAGTCAGCAAGTCCAGACACTGTGGCCGAGGATACAGAGGTGGAAGACTCTTGTCAG TTTGaagctgtggaggaagaggaagacgcCGACAAAAAGCCGAGCAGGAAGCAGAGGAGTCTGGGTCTGCTGTGCCAGAAGTTCCTGGCACTCTATCCTGATTACCCACCACTACACAGCCCTATCTGGATCTCTCTGGATGAGGTGGCGACCAGCCTtg GAGTGGAGCGGCGGCGTATCTACGACATCGTCAACGTGCTCGAGTCTCTCATGATTGTGGGTCGGATAGCCAAAAACAGCTACACCTGGTACGGGCGGCGGCGGCTGGAGGCAAcgctggaggagctgcagcggAGGGGGCGGCAGCAGGGCTACCACCTCCAAATGGAGCTGGCCACCGAAGCCAGAGAGGCTGCAGCGGGGCGCAAGGACGATGGCGCGGAAGGAGACGCTAGCAACT CTGGTGGCAACAGGAAAGACAAATCCCTGCGCATTATGAGCCAGAAGTTTGTCATGCTGTTCCTGGTGTCCAAAACTCAGACCGTTACCCTGGACGCAGCAGCAAAGATCCTCATCGAGGAGAGTCAGGACTCATCCAGTCACAGCAAGTATAAAA CTAAGGTGCGGCGACTATACGACATCGCAAATGTGCTGACCAGCCTGGGCCTCATAAAGAAGGTCCACGTCCGGGAGGAGAGGGGCAGGAAGCCGGCCTTCAAGTGGCATGGCCCTGTTGAATTCAAAAGCTCTGGAAATGCTG CTGGAGGAAATACTGTGAATGTGTCAGCTGTCACTCTGCCCGAGGACTTTAGAAAAGCCAAGATGGCACGGCACGCCTCGTTCAACATTGCACCTAATTCTGTGGCCATACAGCGGCTGGTCAACTCTGCACCCAGCAGTCCACGACGAGACCTTATGG GTCAGTTCAACCAGCCTGTGGATTTCTCCAAAAAGACTACAAGCAACCATGCAGTGTCCCTGCAGTTTGGAAACGGCACTGA TAACCGTCCCATCTGCCGAAGCAGCACGCTGGCTCCGTCCTCCTCCACCCACCCCACCCTGCTGGCACCTTCTCTCCACCCAGAGCACCCCCACTGCTTGGCCTACCTGCCCAGCCTGTCTCAGCCCTCGGTGGTCATGCTGTACAGGGCGCCAGACAAGCCTGACCAGATACCCGAAGGTCCGAGATCGCCCCAGCTGGAGTCtgaggaggggaggaagagaaggagggaagaggaggtGACGGTGTTGAAGAAGAAGGGAAGGTCTGGGTTAGAGGAGTGTAACCAG ATGGGAGCTGAAGCAGCAGAGTGTTCACAGACGTGTAACGCTAGGACTTCCCCAAATCGCCCAGCAGGCCTCTCCACAGAGCGGACGCTGAATGAGTGTCTacgcagcaacagcagcagtgaGCCGGCCCAACCATCACACTACCTCTATGTACCCAACAATGCAG GTCTAAATAGCCTCAACTTCCTCCTCTCTGGCGGCCAGCCACCAGCCGGCCTAGCACTTCCTTCCAGCAGTGTTCCCGCCCTGGCGCTGCCCTACGTCCTGGTTCCCTCTGCAGCCCTCTCCCACTACCCCCTGGTGGCCAGCGCTCTACAACAGCAAGGCTCCGAGGCCCATAACAACCTGAGCTTTAGCCTACCTGCTGTGATGTCACCTGCCCACTTTATGGTGGGGGCGGCGCCGTACGGCCTGGCAGCAGCATCAGAGATCAGCACGTCACCCGTTCCATCACCGTCCACTCCGGAACAGAGCCGGCTGTACAGATCAGCAGGCGCTCCACATTCTCCCTCAGCGCCACATCAGACAGTCAGCATCACCACACCAGAACCACTG ACTCCGCACACTCCGAAGGAAACCACACCCTCTGCCTCCAAGGCTTTCTTCCAGACCCCGGGTACACTGGGAAGTGTAGTCAGCGCTGCGCCAGCTGGCCGAAGAAGAGGCTCGGCACAGAGGAGACTGGACATTGGCCACCCGCCAACCAGTTAG